The nucleotide sequence TGCGGGCGTTTCGGAGTTTGCTGGGGGTGAGGCGGTTCTTTGGGGTGGATGACTCTGAGACACTGGAGGCACTGCTGACCCAAAGCTTGACAGATCAGCAGGAAGTGACTGACCAGTTGGGCTATCAGGTGCGACGAGCCGTAGAGGTGCTGGTGCAGGCGATCGCCCGTCTCGATCAAGACCAGAATGGAACCTTGCTAAAGGACATTGCTGAGTCGCAGCTTTATGTGTCTGCCCTAACCGTGATGATGCGGCTGGTGTTTCTCTTTTGTGCGGAGGAACGGGGACTGCTGCTATTGGGCGATCCGATTTATGATCAGCATTATGCGGTGTCTACGTTGCGGGAGCAGTTGCGATCGCACGCGGATCAGCATCGGGAGGAAGTGTTGGAGCGGCGATCGGATGCCTGGTGTCGGTTATTGGCAACGTTTCGGGCGGTGTATGGCGGGATCTTTCACGATACGTTGCAACTTCCAGCCTATGGCGGGAGTTTGTTTGACCCCGATCGCTTTCCGTTTTTAGAGGGGCGAGTCAAGGGGACGGAGTGGCAGACGAGTGGGGCTGACCCACTGCGGATCAATAACCGGATTGTGTTGCACTTGCTTGAAGCGTTGCAGATTTTGCAAATTCGGGTGCAAGGTGCAGGGGTGGAGCCGCGTCGGTTGTCGTTTCGGGCGTTGGATATTGAGCAGATTGGGCACGTCTATGAAGGCTTGCTGGATCATACTGCGGTGCGAGCGACTTCAACGGTGTTGGGGTTAGTGGGAACCCGCTATGAGGAGCCAGAGGTTGAACTGAGTGAGCTAGAGCGGTTTCAGGCGCAGGGCGAAGCGGCGTTACTGACCTGGTTGAAGGAACAGACGGGGCGATCGCCTTCTGCGTTGAAGAAAGCGTTGAGTGCAGAGATTGAGCCACGCGACCAGCAGCGATTGCGGACGGCTTGCAACAATGACCCGCAATTGTTCGATCGCGTCCTTCCCTTTGCGGGGTTGATTCGGCAGGATACGCTGGGCTATCCGGTGGTGATTCTGGAGGGGTCGGTGTATGTGACGGAAGGGGTCGATCGCCGTCAGACTGGGACGCACTACACGCCGCGCAATCTAACCGAGGAGATTGTGCAGTACACGCTGGAGCCGTTGGTGTTTGAGGGCGTGGCAGAGGGTAAGCCAAAGGAACAGTGGCGGTTGCGATCGCCTGCTGAATTGCTGCAACTGAAGATCTGCGACATGGCGATGGGGAGTGGCGCGTTTTTGGTGCAGACCTGTCGTTATCTGGCTGGGAAGCTGGTGGAAGCGTGGCAGCAGGAATTGGAGAATCCCCCTCATCCCCCCAACCCCCTTCTCCCACGAGGGGAGAAGGGGGAGCAAGAAATAGGGAAAAATCCTGGTTCGGCTCCCCTCTCCCTTGATGGGAGAGGGGTTGGGGGTGAGGGTGTAGATCGATGGGAAGTACCCGAATCTCTCAAACAAAAAATGCTTGAGATCGCTCGACAATTTCGCAAAGAACCTACTTCAAGTGAGGAGATTCTATGGCAAGCATTAAGAGGACGTAAGCTAGACAATCGCAAATTCAGAAGACAGCAACCAATTGGCTCTTTTGTCGTTGATTTCTTCTGTGCTTCGGAACGACTGATCGTTGAAGTGGATGGTGGAATTCATCAGACTCAACAGGATCTCGATCATCAGCGTCAAGAATTACTCGAATCGCTAGGACTCCGATTTGTCCGAGTTAGTAGTCAACTTGTCGAAACAAATTTGCCTCAAACCCTAGAAATCATACGAAAAGCCTTTGGCTCGGCTCCCCTCTCCCATCAAGGGAGAGGGGCTGGGGGTGAGGGTGACAAACCTGGCAATACTACCAAAATCCACATCCTACCCAGTGGCTCCCTCTCCCGTGGCGAAGTCGGCGAAACCATCCTCCCAACTGACCTGGATGAGCGGTTGCTGGTGGCGCGACGGATTGTAGCCGATCGCTGTCTCTACGGAGTAGACAAAAACCCATTAGCCGTTGAAATGGCGAAGCTATCGCTGTGGCTGGTGACACTGGCAAAGGGGCGACCGTTTACGTTTCTGGATCATGCGCTAAAGTGGGGCGATTCGCTGTTGGGCATTACTCGTGCGGAACAGATCGAATATTTGAATCTGAATCCAGACAATGAAGCGGTGCAGTATCCGATCGCTTCCCAAATTTGGCGACCAATTTTGCAGGATGCGATCGCCAAACGCCGCAGGCTGGAAAGTTTTAGCGTCAATGGCATTGAAGATTTACAGGAAAAGGAACGACTGTTTCAGGAGGCAGAACGGGCGATCGCTCGACTTCGGTTTGTGGGAGATTACTTGATTGGTAGAGCA is from Oscillatoria sp. FACHB-1407 and encodes:
- a CDS encoding endonuclease domain-containing protein, whose translation is MSTARHHAEWLSLVEASGPFLSLPVLLKTFPAGLDAHDPEHLKLLRSAYEEWQDSQFGLKPEPAIHRAWVEFVLKQTLELPEEVLRSGQQIPSGLSVAIAEQNETLRPDWVVVNPTGTADAGKPRLLVQIVPAEQGLEKPLKGSRWAASPATRMMELLHACNVRLGLVTNGEHWMLVNAPKGETTGFISWYSTLWVEEHLTLRAFRSLLGVRRFFGVDDSETLEALLTQSLTDQQEVTDQLGYQVRRAVEVLVQAIARLDQDQNGTLLKDIAESQLYVSALTVMMRLVFLFCAEERGLLLLGDPIYDQHYAVSTLREQLRSHADQHREEVLERRSDAWCRLLATFRAVYGGIFHDTLQLPAYGGSLFDPDRFPFLEGRVKGTEWQTSGADPLRINNRIVLHLLEALQILQIRVQGAGVEPRRLSFRALDIEQIGHVYEGLLDHTAVRATSTVLGLVGTRYEEPEVELSELERFQAQGEAALLTWLKEQTGRSPSALKKALSAEIEPRDQQRLRTACNNDPQLFDRVLPFAGLIRQDTLGYPVVILEGSVYVTEGVDRRQTGTHYTPRNLTEEIVQYTLEPLVFEGVAEGKPKEQWRLRSPAELLQLKICDMAMGSGAFLVQTCRYLAGKLVEAWQQELENPPHPPNPLLPRGEKGEQEIGKNPGSAPLSLDGRGVGGEGVDRWEVPESLKQKMLEIARQFRKEPTSSEEILWQALRGRKLDNRKFRRQQPIGSFVVDFFCASERLIVEVDGGIHQTQQDLDHQRQELLESLGLRFVRVSSQLVETNLPQTLEIIRKAFGSAPLSHQGRGAGGEGDKPGNTTKIHILPSGSLSRGEVGETILPTDLDERLLVARRIVADRCLYGVDKNPLAVEMAKLSLWLVTLAKGRPFTFLDHALKWGDSLLGITRAEQIEYLNLNPDNEAVQYPIASQIWRPILQDAIAKRRRLESFSVNGIEDLQEKERLFQEAERAIARLRFVGDYLIGRALADAGKTSDLTTEDLMVVSQRIEQELEGTATEEQTRDITALKASAERMLNLGNPANQSPRKPFHWLLEFPEVFLQENVPKGFSAIVGNPPFQGGQKITGTLGTDYRNLLVEHLANRQRGSADLCAYFFLQANQLTNHSGGFGLVATNTIAQGDTREVGLDQLVTKGCAIYRAVPSRPWIGSASLEVAYLWLCKQHWQSEYVLDEKIVTGITSFLTTLGKAVGKPYQLVANQNKSFQGSNILGLGFTMSPEEAKVLIDRNPKNGDVLFPFLNGDDLTSHFNQLPSRWVINFFDWALDSEHDDPKKPKGSP